From the genome of Aerococcus sanguinicola:
AGGCTTTGAATTGGCCGGCTATGATTTCCACAATTTCCCAGAAGGAGCAGCCGAGACTTGGCATGACTTGAACCAAGACCTGGCCCGCTATGAAGACCAGATGGACCAAACGGATGGTTTCCTGGTTCTCGATGAAGACCAGGCGGAAGAAGAGCCAAGCCAAGATAGCTTGCTGACGATTGGTCAAGAGTGGGTACTGAACCATGACCATGTTTCTGACCAGATGTTAGCTGAAGCCCGGGCTTACCGGGAACAGTTGAACAGTGATGAGGCGCTCAAGGAACAGCTCATCCAGAAGCGCTATGAAGAGCACCGGCTCTTGGCTGCCCTGGGTGCTGAATCCATTGATGAATTACCCGAAGAGTTAACGGCAAGTGAGCGCCAGGAATGGCAAAATCGCCGCCAGGAATTGGATAATCGCCGGATTTTCTATGAGAATACCAAGCATGACCTCCAGGACCTCATGGCCGAAAACCAGGACCTCCACGATGAGTACGATGAAGTCCAATCGGAGTACAATAGCTTCAAGGGGACCATCAAAGAACGGACCAGTTCATGGTTGAAGACTTTTGGCTTAATTCTAATTGTTCTTGCTCTGATCCTCGCTATCCTCTACTTTGTAACCGATAAACCCTTCATGATGGGGTCAGGCCTTGCAGCAGGTGCCTTGGGAGCGCTCTTTACTATTATTGGTTTCTTACAGAGCGGTCTGGGCAAGCGTTCGGTAAAGAAAGAATCCCAGGCTTTCGACCTGGACTTGCGCGATATTGAAAGCGAGCAGGCGGAAATCCAACGCCGGATCGATATCCAAAATGACCAGTTAGCGGAATTAGAAAATGAATCACAGAACTTTATGGCGGAACTCCAAGCCCTCGTTCAAGAAAAGGGAGGTTCCGAATATATCCAGCCCCTGATCTGGTTGGACCATGACTACGTGGCTCAAATCAATGCCCTGGAAGCCGAAAGCAACCAATTAATCCAGGCGACAGGAGCGGCCCAGTATGCAGCGGCTCATGACCAGGAATGGCAAGATTATGCCCAGGCGATTTCTAACAATCCGCTGTCCCAGGATTCCGTCTTCCAAGCCTTTGAGGATGACTACCATAGCCTGCGTCAGTTGGAAATGGACCATGCTTTTACGGCTCAGACCTACCAAGCTGAGAAGAACCAGAAACAAGAACTCCACCAAAGCATCCAAAGCCTGCGTCGGGCCCGCCAAGACTTCTTGGACCGCTATGGCTTCGAATCAGCGGATGAGGTGGAAGATGTGCTGGCTAAGGAAGCGGAAATGTTGGCGAAGAAGGAACGTTTCGACCTCCTCAACCACTCGCTCAATCCCCAAGCTGCTCAGCTGCATGACAAGGATGAGACCATCGACCAACAATTAGAGGATAATGTCCATACCCTGGGGCAATTGACCCAGCGCATCCAAGACTTGGTCCAACGCAATGCCCAGTTGGAAATGCAGATTCGTGAACTCGAAGCTAGTGGTCTAGTCAGCAAGCTTCAAGCCGACCATGCCAGTGATGTCGACCAAGCCTATGATTCAGCCGTTGAATGGGCAGCTAATAAGATGGCTGTGGCTACCTTCGAACAGGCCAGTGTTGGTGAGGAAGGCGAGGCCTTAGAACGTGTCTTAGGCCATGCTAACCGCTATCTCTATGACCTGTCCAATGGGGAATTGGAGAAACTGCGCTATCAGAATGAAACGGTGGAAGTCCTTAGCGAAGATAATCTCTGGCTTGCTGTGGACCAACTCTCACGCGGAGAGAAGGCCTTACTCTTTGTGGCTATGCGCTTCGCCTTCTTGAATGCCCAGCTTGGCCAGTTGAATATGCCGATTCTAATCGATGAAGCCTTTGCCCATATTGATGACTACTACCGGCAAAACATTTACCGCTTCCTCGATGAACGGAGCCAGGACCAACAAATCATCCTGTTAACCATCGATGAGAGTGCAGCCCTCAACCGTGCCAGCAAGGAAGTTACCCGGATTTAACTACGAAGACCCAGTTGTGAAAGGATGGGAGAATGGAAACGACAAGACTCTTTGACGCTGCGATGGATACCAACTTTAAAAGCTTTGCCCTGATTAAAAATGCTGATATTCGCCAAGACCGGAATGGCAAGGACTACCTTGCTTTGACCTTCCAGGACCGGTCAGGCATCCTAGACGGCAAGCTCTGGGGGATGACGGACGCCGACGCAGAAAAGTTCCAAGTTGGACGGGTGGTCTACCTCTACGGCCGCCGGGAGCTCTTCAATGGTCAACCGCAATTTCGGATTGAACAGATGCGCCTGGCCGACCAGCATGAACCCAATGACCCCTTGCTCTATATGCCAGAAGGCCCCATGACTAAGGAAGAGATGCAAAAAGAAATCGAAGACACGCTGGCTGACTTCCAGCTGTCAGAAATCCAACAAGTGGTTCGCTATATCCTCGATGAGGTAGGGGATGACTTTTACTATTATCCAGCAGCGAAGAAGCACCACCACGCCTTTGTCGGGGGCTTGGCCTATCATACGGTTTCTATGTTGGCTCTGGCCAAGGCCATCCAGCAGCTCTATCCTATCCTCAATGCGGACCTTCTCTATGCCGGCGTTATCCTCCACGATATCGCCAAAACGAGCGAGCTCTCCGATCCGCTCAGCGGTAATTATACGGTCCAAGGCAATCTCTTAGGCCACATCTCTTTAGTGGCAGAGAAAGTAAGCCTGGCCATCCAGGCATTGGGCTTAGACCAAACTAGCGAAGAACTCATGCTCTTGAAGCATATGGTCCTCGCCCACCACGGTAAGAAGGAGTACGGGAGTCCTGTGACGCCCCATGTCTTAGAAGCGGAAGTCCTCCACCGCATTGATGACTTGGATGCTTCCATGTATATGGTGAGCGCCGCTCTGGAGAAGACCGCTCCTGGTGAATTCTCGGCCTATATTCCGGGGATGGACGGCCGGCCCTTCTACCGGCCTAAGTTAGACCAAGACTAAGCAATGTGTTGATGAGCATTCGTTCCGCTTTTGAATTTGATCGCTGAAGAGCCATGGCACCGGCTCGAGCCAAGGTCTCTCACCTAGCGAGCTTCAAACGGCTAGTAACGGCTTACGCCGACTATCCGTAATTCACATCGCTTGCTTGTTCATGGCTAACGTTCAAATTCAAAGCTCCACTTCTGCTCATAAACATGTTCATCAGTATATTTTATTGACATCGGTCAGCGATTTTAATAAATTAAAGCAAATAAACAGAAAAGAGGACCCAGTTAAGTCCCTGCTGAAGGGGTGCTGGGTCTGTTTTTCTTCTAAGAGAAAGAAGTGATAATCAATGGATATACTTGTTTATTGTGGGGCCAATCCTGGTAAGGATCCTGTTTATGCAGAGGCTGCACGTGAACTGGGGCAATGGATCGCTCAATCTGGCCACCGCCTAGTTTATGGTGGCGGCCGGACAGGGCTCATGGGGATCCTAGCAGATGAGGTCCTGGCCCAGGGAGGAGAGGTCTACGGTGTGATGCCAGCCTTTCTTAAAGACCATGAAATTGCCCACCAAGGTCTCACGCACCTAGAAATTGTGGACACCATGGCCGAACGCAAGACGCGGATGCTTGACCTATCTGACGCTTGCCTGGCCCTCCCCGGCGGACCAGGAACCCTGGAAGAAATTTCGGAAGCCATCTCTCTGGCACGTTTAGGCCAATCAGACCGGCCCTGCGTCTTTATCAATGTGGCTGATTACTACCGGCCCATGCAGGAGCTTTTCATGAATATGTGTCAGGCAGGATTTCTAGCCCAGGAGGACTATGAGCGGATTAATTTTATTTCTGACCTGTCTGAGCTCGACGATATCCTGACCCACTACCAAGTTCGACAAGTAAAGAGCTATGACCGTTTAAGTGATCAATAAAAGCGAACATACTTGTTCTATAAGCTGTATCGAGTGATAGCTTTTAAATCGGTCAAATTAGCCGTATACTAGAATTTATATCGAACCAATTGATCGGTTCTAACGAACAAAAAATGGAGGATTTAAAATGGGAGAATTTACAAAACGTCAACAACAACCCTATCGCTTTGACACAGTGGGAAGCTTTTTACGCCCAGCTCGATTAAAAGAAGCACGCAAGGCTTATGAAGCAGGCGAAATTGATGCCCAGGCTTTACGCCAGGTTGAAGATGAAGAAATTATCAAATTGATTCAAAAACAAGAAGAAGCAGGCTTACAAGCTGTTTCCGACGGTGAATTCCGTCGCAGCTGGTGGCACTACGACTTCATGTGGGGCTTAAATGGGATTGAAAAGCGCTTCATCGATGAAGGTGGCCAGTTCCACGATATGAAGACTCGGGCAGAAACTGCTTCCTTAACAAGCCGTGAATTAGATGGTCATAAGCATCCTTTTGTGGAAGATTTTAAATTCGTCCGCGACCATAAGTCGGCCGACCGTGAAGTGAAGCAAACAGTTCCAGCACCTGCTCAATTGTTACAAGAGTTACTCAAACCACACAACCAAGAGACTACCCAAGCTTTCTATGGAGAAGATGAACACCGCGAATTAGCCCAAGCCATCGCTAAGGCTTATATCGATGTCCTAGAAGATTTCGCAGCTGAAGGCGCTAAAGTGATCCAGTTCGATGACTGTACCTGGGGACGTTTGGTGGACATCCACCTCGAAGACTATCCAGAAGACGAACGTCAGGCTAAGGCTGATGAAAAAGCCTACTTAGCAGGCCTCTACCGCTATGTCAATAACCTGGCAATCGACGGGGCACCTGAAGGCCTAACCATCACTAGCCACGTTTGCCGGGGCAACTACCGGTCACACTGGTTTGGCCAAGGTGGCTATGACTCCGTAGCAGACGAACTATTCGCTAAGGAACACGCCCAAGCCTATTACCTGGAATACGACTCAGACCGCGCTGGTGGCTTTGAACCCCTAGCTAAGGTGGGCGATGACCGCTTAGTCGTCCTCGGCCTAATCACCTCGAAGACAGGGGAATTAGAAGACCGGGAAGCGGTCATCAAACGCATCCACGAAGCAGCCAAATATATTCCATTAGACAACCTCTGCCTCAGCCCCCAATGCGGCTTCTCCTCAACTGAAGAAGGCAACAGCCTAACAGAAGACCAACAATGGGAAAAACTAGCCCTCGTCCGCTCCATCGCAGAAGAAGTCTGGGGATAAAAAGGGTGTGAGCAGTTGCGTACAGACTTGAATGACTGGAGCCCAAACGGAAAAGAGCGGCTCTAGCCGATCGTTCCGATTGGGTGAAGTCACTTCAAGTCTGCAACTGCGAACCCGACTAGAAAAGGATGTGAGGGCTGGCGCTTAGCTTTCCTTCACTGGAGCAAGTCGCCAGAGCAGCTTGAGACTGCTGCGGAGACTTGTGAAGTGACAGGAAAGCTGCCAGATCGAACCCGACTAGACAGGGTGTGAGGGAGCGCGTGTAGGAGTGGACCTCTGGAGCAAAGCAACAGAGAAGACTAAAAGTCTTCGGCGGCGCTTTGTGAAGAGGAGCCACTTCTGCGCGACCGAACCCGACTAGGAAGGGTGAGAGCAAGAGCTCAGAATACATAAACAATTGACGAACAATCTAGCTCGGCGCAGTTCAGCCGGGCTAGATTGTTTTCATTCTTAAAAAAAGGGTAATTTAAATGAGCAAGTTGTGAATAGAGGGATCGTTTGAGACTTCCTGATCTTCTACTCGCGAACGGAGCTGCCATTAGCAAGTTGCCCTTGTCCTAGTTGCAAACGGGGCCATCATTCAAAAGTTGACACTGGTCAACTCGCAAACGGATCCATCATTTGCAAGTTGCTGATGTTCTAGTCGCAAACAGGACCATCATTAGCAAGTTGCCAATACCCTAGTCGCTAATACTGGCGCTGTTAGCGACTTGCCAAGGCATTATGCGCTGAGACCCTCTCATTAGAAAGTGCAAGGTCATCATTCCAAACAAAAAAGCCAGGAAAACTAGCCCGATGAGCTTGTTTTCCTGGCTTTTAAATAGATTATATTTTTTGTATAGAGAACTACTTGCTTTCTTCGCTAGCTTCTTCAGCTTCAGCCTGTTTTTTAGCGGCTTCTTGGTCATTGGAAGTTTGGAAGGTGTCTAGCGCATTCTTGAAGTCCTTGTCAGTAATTTTAACTTGGTATTTGTCTAAGACGTCTTTGAGCACTTGTTGGACTTGTTTAGGGTCATCCATCTTTTCTTTACGGAGTTGTTTTTCAAGTTTCTCCTTCTCTTCGTCGAAAGATCCCTTGTTGCCAACCTCGTCTACCTTGATAATGTGCCAGCCGTATTGACTTTTGACAGGTTCTTGAGTCATTTCACCGGCTTTGAGCTTGAAAGCAGGCTCTTCGAATTCCTTAACCATCATACCCTTAGTGACTTCTCCCAGGCTACCACCTTCTTTGGCTGAGCCCTTGTCTTCAGAATTCTCTTCTGCTAATTTGGCGAAGTCGCCGCCCTCATTAATTTGTTTAATCAGGTCTTTAGCCTTGTCTTCGTCCTTGACCAGGATGTGGGAGACCTTACGAGGAGCTTCGTAGTTTTCATAGGCTTTCTTCACTTCGTCGTCAGAAACATTGATATTCTTAGAAATGGTTTCTGTTAATAGCTTGAAGTAGCGGAGGGCTTTCTTGTATTCATCCACACTGCTATAGCCATTAGCGGCAACGACTTCTTTGAACTTGTCCTCGTCGCCATACTGGGCCACGAGTTTGACCGTATCGGCGTCCACTTCATCTTCGATTTCTTTAACCCGGTCCTTGCCTAGTTCATTTTCAAAGATTTCGCCGAAAACCAATTGTTGGACAGCGGCATTGCCGGCTGAAGCCTTAAGTTCTTTAACTAATTCATCTTCCGTTACCTCGATGCCTTCACCTTTGGCAATCACATTCTGGCCTGCTTCATTCTGGCTGGAGCAAGCGGCGAGGCTGAGGACTGCGGCGCAGGTAAGGGCGCCTAAGCTTAATTTTTTATTCCAATTCATGCGATGACTCCTTGATCAAAATTCTTTTTTTTGTAGCTTAAATATAACATAAGTCGACTCATGCTGAGCAGTATTCTAGGATCCTTTAAAGAAATTTACTCTTTATCAGCTTGGAGTCTTTCTTCTAGGTCTTCTAGGCTCATTTGGGTCTGTTCAAGGTCCGCATTGATCTTGGCAAGTTTCTCCTGGATGGCATTGCGATGGGGAAGGGTAGAGGTCTGGAAGTCACGAATGGCTTCACTGAGGTCATCACGAGCGACTTTAGCCGTCGACAAACCTTGGTTGGCTAGGTCTGATAGGGCAATCTGGGTTTCGGCTAGACTGCCTTCCAGTTTCCGGGAAGCTGCGGTAATATCTTGGCTGTAGGCGCGTAACTTGCGTCGGTTTTCTTCACCAGTATTAGGGTTTTTGAGCAGGGCTGTGACACCGCCCAAAACAGCACCGGTCAATAAACCTTTAAAAAAACTCATGGCCATCCTACACCTCAACCTTTTCGTGGATACGTTGGGCGAGTTTAGCGAGGTCTTCGTCCGTATATTGGTCGCCATTATCCGGCATGACAACTTTGAAATCATCGCCATCGCGGCTATAGCGAGGGATCAGATGGATATGGGAGTGGAAGACACTTTGGTAAGCGACTTCTCCATTATTATTGAGGATATTAACTCCCTGCATATCCGGCAAGGCAGCTTGAAGGGCTTGGACAACAATCGGAATACGACGGAAGATAGCGCCAGAATCCTTGATGTCATAGTCATAGATATCCTTAAGGTGCTTCTTAGGCACAATGAGGGTATGACCTTCCGTTACTTGGCTGGTGTCCAAGAAGGCAGTCACAACTTCATCTTCATAGACGATATTGGTCGGGATTTCCCCATTGGCTAACTTACAAAAGATACAATCAGTCATTTGATCCACCACTTTCAATTGATAATTCTTATACTAGGCTCATTTTAGCATAATCTAGGGAAGGGGACAATTGAAGCGCGGACTATCAAGGTCCCTGTCTTAGCTAAAACTTTAAACTTTAAAGTTAAATTCGCTAGCAAACTTTGATAAACTAGACTTAAATTGAAAAAAGAGGAGAGGAAGACAAGAATGAGTCTCAGCGTCAAGAAGCTGACAGGCGGTTATCTCAACCGGCCCGTCATCCATGACATAAGTTTTGATATCCAAGCGGGGGAAATTATCGGACTGATTGGCTTGAATGGAGCAGGCAAGTCCACCTTGATTAAGCATATTATCGGCCTACTCAAAGCCCAGACCGGGGAGATCCGCCTCAATGGCCAGACCCTGGATGAAGATAACCAGGCCTACCGCCAGGCTTTTACCTATATTCCGGAGATGCCGATGATTTATGATGAGCTGACCCTGCGTGAACACCTGAATATGATTGGTCTCGCCTACCAGATCGACAAGGGGGAAATTCTAGACCGAGCCATGCCCATGTTGAAGACCTTCCGCTTGGATGAGAAGCTTGATTGGATGCCCAAACACTTCTCTAAGGGAATGCGGCAGAAGCTGATGATTGTCTGCGCCATGATGGTTGAAGCTGACCTCTATATTATTGATGAACCCTTCCTGGGCTTGGATCCCTTAGCAACCCATGACTTTATCCAAATCCTGGAGGCCAAGCGGGCAGCGGGGGCCATGGTCTTGATGTCGACCCACGTTCTCGCTAATGCGGAGACGTATTGCGACCGCTTCCTCTTTCTCCACGAGGGCTATTTGCGCGCCCAGGGGAGCTTGGAAGATATCCGCCAGGTCTTTGGCCAAGATGAAGCTAGCCTGGAAGAGCTTTATATCCAACTGGCAAGGGAGGGTTAAATTTGAAAGAACTCTTCAAAAAACGTCAAGAAAAAGCCCTTCAAGATTTTCTCCACTACAGTCGCTATATCTTTAATGACCACTTTGTTATTGCCCTGATGTTTCTTGTGGGGGCGCTTTCACTCAATTATTCGACCTGGGTCCACCAACTCCAAGGCAGGGACCTGGTCGCAGATGGCATCCTGGTCCTAGCCTTTACCCTGCTGACTTGGGCAGGGGGCGTAAGGACCTATCTGAAGGAGGCGGATATCCAATTCCTCCTCCCCCTAGAAACAGAATGGCGGTCTTATTTTAAAGAAGCCTTCAAGTCATCGCTTCTTAAACAAGCTTTACTGGCTCCCCTGCTCTGCCTGGTCGCTTGGCCTTATCTTAAATGGGGCCAGCAGTGGACAGGCTGGGAAGTCTTAGCTCTCGGTGCAAGCTTTGTGCTTTTGAAGGCGGCAAGTCTGATGAGGGCAATCCGTGGCTTCCAGGACCAAGGCAAGCAAGCAAATGGGCTAGGCTTGGTATTCCCCCTCCTGACCTATCTCTTGGCCTTTACCTTCCATCCAGTTTGGGCCTTGGGCTTGGCGACTCTTTTCTGTCTTTGGCAAGGCGGCCATTTGACTTGGGGCGACCGCTGGGATTGGCAGAATCTCCTCGTGAGCGAAGGACAGAGCAAGCAAGCCATGACTGCCTTCCTGTCTTTATTCGTCGATTTAAAAGCAGGCAAGAAGCAGACCAAGCGCCGGGCCTATCTCGACGGCTTGAACCTGTCCTTGGCCAAGGCGCCTTCTGCCCATGCTTATCTCTATAGCCGCAGTTTTTGGCGGTCGACGGACCTCTTTCCTATCTGGCGGCGCTTGACCCTCCTGAGCCTCTTACTGGCCTTCACCCTGCCCAAACATCCTTTAAGCCTCCTCGTCTTCCTCCTCTTAAATTATGCTAGTCACTTCCAACTCTTACCCCTGGCTAGCCTCAAGCAGGGGCAGACCATGTTGAAGATTTACCCAGAAGCAGAAGAAGCGGGTCACCAGGCCTTCCAAAGCTTACTCTGGCAAGTTTACACTTTCCAAGTGATCGCTTTGAATCTGGCTCTCTTCTTAGCAGCTTTTGGGCTTCTGGCTGCTTTCTACCTAGTAGCTGGTCTCCTTTTAGAATTTCTTTTTATCCGTTTCTACTTACCAGCTAGGCTCCAAAAGAAAAAGACAGGACGTCGGCGCGGCAGAAAGAGCCAAAAGATCCAACGAAATGATTGACTATATGGAAAATAATGACTACAATAATGAATGCTTTAGTTTTTCTTTTGCACCGTTTGGAAAAGGAAAATCATCTTAAAGAAAAGGGAGGGGACAGCATTGGAATATCAGTTTGATAAGGAGTGGACCTTGCATCCGATTGGCGGGGATACGGGCCAGGCCTTCATGGGCACCCATAAGCAGGAGCGTGTCTTCCTCAAACGCAATTCTTCTCCTTTCCTTGCTGCTCTCTCCATGGAGGGAATTACGCCGCGCTTGATCTGGTCAAAACGGACCAGTACGGGAGATACCTTCTCGGCCCAAGAATGGCTGCGCGGCCACACCCTGACGGAACAAGAGATGCACCAAAGCCAGGTTATCAAGCTCATCCACCGCTACCAACATTCGGACCATCTCTATAAGATGCTAGTGAAGATTGGAGGTCAGGAATGGGCATGCAGTGACTTTATCGCTGACTATGAAGACCAGCTCCACGACCACTTGGCTTCCCATAGCCTCTTGAATGAGGTCTTGGCTTATTTAGAAGAGACGGCTCCCTTCATTAAGCAATCCCTTAAGACGGTTTGCCACGGCGACCTCAACCGTAAGAATTTTTTACTGTCTGAACAGAACCGCCTCTACCTAGTCGACTGGGAATCGGTTCGGATTGCGGATCCCATCTCGGACTTGACCCAGGTTCTTGTCCAATATATCCCGAGTGAAGACTGGGAGAGCTGGTGGGAGCGCTATGGCCTCCAGGTGGATGAAAGTTCTTATCTGCGGATCGAGTGGTTTGCCTTAATTAATCTGTTACTCTTAATTAAGGAAAGCTACCGCAAGGATCGGCAAGTGGATGTCAATGAAGCGATTTTGAAACTGAGACATATTTACGATAACCGGTATTTCCAAGACCAGTATTAACTTTAGACAGAATAGAAGGATTCTTTGCCAAAATCAAATGGGCGAGAGCATTCGTTCCGCTTTTGAATTTGATCGTTAAAGAGCCATGGCACCGGTTCGGGCCAAGGTCCCTCACCTAGCGAGCTTCAAAGGGCTAGTAAGGCTAAAGCCAACTATCCCTAATTCACATCGCTTGCTTGTTCATGGCTAACG
Proteins encoded in this window:
- a CDS encoding peptidylprolyl isomerase; translation: MNWNKKLSLGALTCAAVLSLAACSSQNEAGQNVIAKGEGIEVTEDELVKELKASAGNAAVQQLVFGEIFENELGKDRVKEIEDEVDADTVKLVAQYGDEDKFKEVVAANGYSSVDEYKKALRYFKLLTETISKNINVSDDEVKKAYENYEAPRKVSHILVKDEDKAKDLIKQINEGGDFAKLAEENSEDKGSAKEGGSLGEVTKGMMVKEFEEPAFKLKAGEMTQEPVKSQYGWHIIKVDEVGNKGSFDEEKEKLEKQLRKEKMDDPKQVQQVLKDVLDKYQVKITDKDFKNALDTFQTSNDQEAAKKQAEAEEASEESK
- a CDS encoding 5-methyltetrahydropteroyltriglutamate--homocysteine S-methyltransferase, coding for MGEFTKRQQQPYRFDTVGSFLRPARLKEARKAYEAGEIDAQALRQVEDEEIIKLIQKQEEAGLQAVSDGEFRRSWWHYDFMWGLNGIEKRFIDEGGQFHDMKTRAETASLTSRELDGHKHPFVEDFKFVRDHKSADREVKQTVPAPAQLLQELLKPHNQETTQAFYGEDEHRELAQAIAKAYIDVLEDFAAEGAKVIQFDDCTWGRLVDIHLEDYPEDERQAKADEKAYLAGLYRYVNNLAIDGAPEGLTITSHVCRGNYRSHWFGQGGYDSVADELFAKEHAQAYYLEYDSDRAGGFEPLAKVGDDRLVVLGLITSKTGELEDREAVIKRIHEAAKYIPLDNLCLSPQCGFSSTEEGNSLTEDQQWEKLALVRSIAEEVWG
- a CDS encoding ABC transporter ATP-binding protein — translated: MSLSVKKLTGGYLNRPVIHDISFDIQAGEIIGLIGLNGAGKSTLIKHIIGLLKAQTGEIRLNGQTLDEDNQAYRQAFTYIPEMPMIYDELTLREHLNMIGLAYQIDKGEILDRAMPMLKTFRLDEKLDWMPKHFSKGMRQKLMIVCAMMVEADLYIIDEPFLGLDPLATHDFIQILEAKRAAGAMVLMSTHVLANAETYCDRFLFLHEGYLRAQGSLEDIRQVFGQDEASLEELYIQLAREG
- a CDS encoding 3'-5' exoribonuclease YhaM family protein, yielding METTRLFDAAMDTNFKSFALIKNADIRQDRNGKDYLALTFQDRSGILDGKLWGMTDADAEKFQVGRVVYLYGRRELFNGQPQFRIEQMRLADQHEPNDPLLYMPEGPMTKEEMQKEIEDTLADFQLSEIQQVVRYILDEVGDDFYYYPAAKKHHHAFVGGLAYHTVSMLALAKAIQQLYPILNADLLYAGVILHDIAKTSELSDPLSGNYTVQGNLLGHISLVAEKVSLAIQALGLDQTSEELMLLKHMVLAHHGKKEYGSPVTPHVLEAEVLHRIDDLDASMYMVSAALEKTAPGEFSAYIPGMDGRPFYRPKLDQD
- a CDS encoding YtxH domain-containing protein, with the protein product MSFFKGLLTGAVLGGVTALLKNPNTGEENRRKLRAYSQDITAASRKLEGSLAETQIALSDLANQGLSTAKVARDDLSEAIRDFQTSTLPHRNAIQEKLAKINADLEQTQMSLEDLEERLQADKE
- a CDS encoding TIGR00730 family Rossman fold protein translates to MDILVYCGANPGKDPVYAEAARELGQWIAQSGHRLVYGGGRTGLMGILADEVLAQGGEVYGVMPAFLKDHEIAHQGLTHLEIVDTMAERKTRMLDLSDACLALPGGPGTLEEISEAISLARLGQSDRPCVFINVADYYRPMQELFMNMCQAGFLAQEDYERINFISDLSELDDILTHYQVRQVKSYDRLSDQ
- a CDS encoding HIT family protein, with amino-acid sequence MTDCIFCKLANGEIPTNIVYEDEVVTAFLDTSQVTEGHTLIVPKKHLKDIYDYDIKDSGAIFRRIPIVVQALQAALPDMQGVNILNNNGEVAYQSVFHSHIHLIPRYSRDGDDFKVVMPDNGDQYTDEDLAKLAQRIHEKVEV
- a CDS encoding ABC transporter permease, which codes for MKELFKKRQEKALQDFLHYSRYIFNDHFVIALMFLVGALSLNYSTWVHQLQGRDLVADGILVLAFTLLTWAGGVRTYLKEADIQFLLPLETEWRSYFKEAFKSSLLKQALLAPLLCLVAWPYLKWGQQWTGWEVLALGASFVLLKAASLMRAIRGFQDQGKQANGLGLVFPLLTYLLAFTFHPVWALGLATLFCLWQGGHLTWGDRWDWQNLLVSEGQSKQAMTAFLSLFVDLKAGKKQTKRRAYLDGLNLSLAKAPSAHAYLYSRSFWRSTDLFPIWRRLTLLSLLLAFTLPKHPLSLLVFLLLNYASHFQLLPLASLKQGQTMLKIYPEAEEAGHQAFQSLLWQVYTFQVIALNLALFLAAFGLLAAFYLVAGLLLEFLFIRFYLPARLQKKKTGRRRGRKSQKIQRND
- a CDS encoding ATP-binding protein, which encodes MKIQKIEIFGYGKWVDQTFYLEPNLNVFIGGNGSGKSTLMSFILSIMFGFPNMRRKHSRNYDVNPNVNYGGRLYLTDTIYGQVMIERIKQQGRQQLFMTVNDNPREEVSSFDELFEGLSKEDYLTYFGFDEEDLIAFVWEDEDQFAKSLVSLGVSGRQVLNGITPELEAQAADLYLPNGQKPQLNQELNQVAASSQRLDQAAANEQNYFALEEELQANQAELEGLRQQESQAQDEQVKLQIASQETGSVEEKNALGFELAGYDFHNFPEGAAETWHDLNQDLARYEDQMDQTDGFLVLDEDQAEEEPSQDSLLTIGQEWVLNHDHVSDQMLAEARAYREQLNSDEALKEQLIQKRYEEHRLLAALGAESIDELPEELTASERQEWQNRRQELDNRRIFYENTKHDLQDLMAENQDLHDEYDEVQSEYNSFKGTIKERTSSWLKTFGLILIVLALILAILYFVTDKPFMMGSGLAAGALGALFTIIGFLQSGLGKRSVKKESQAFDLDLRDIESEQAEIQRRIDIQNDQLAELENESQNFMAELQALVQEKGGSEYIQPLIWLDHDYVAQINALEAESNQLIQATGAAQYAAAHDQEWQDYAQAISNNPLSQDSVFQAFEDDYHSLRQLEMDHAFTAQTYQAEKNQKQELHQSIQSLRRARQDFLDRYGFESADEVEDVLAKEAEMLAKKERFDLLNHSLNPQAAQLHDKDETIDQQLEDNVHTLGQLTQRIQDLVQRNAQLEMQIRELEASGLVSKLQADHASDVDQAYDSAVEWAANKMAVATFEQASVGEEGEALERVLGHANRYLYDLSNGELEKLRYQNETVEVLSEDNLWLAVDQLSRGEKALLFVAMRFAFLNAQLGQLNMPILIDEAFAHIDDYYRQNIYRFLDERSQDQQIILLTIDESAALNRASKEVTRI
- a CDS encoding phosphotransferase family protein encodes the protein MEYQFDKEWTLHPIGGDTGQAFMGTHKQERVFLKRNSSPFLAALSMEGITPRLIWSKRTSTGDTFSAQEWLRGHTLTEQEMHQSQVIKLIHRYQHSDHLYKMLVKIGGQEWACSDFIADYEDQLHDHLASHSLLNEVLAYLEETAPFIKQSLKTVCHGDLNRKNFLLSEQNRLYLVDWESVRIADPISDLTQVLVQYIPSEDWESWWERYGLQVDESSYLRIEWFALINLLLLIKESYRKDRQVDVNEAILKLRHIYDNRYFQDQY